One region of Jatrophihabitans cynanchi genomic DNA includes:
- a CDS encoding putative Ig domain-containing protein — protein MALSIPASAQPVSSGSTGMKIVDSCNQDVGPGHYTCFAERRGDLGFTPRAHFSANPDATPSGYGPSSLLSAYNLPASGGSGQRVYVVDAYDDPNAESDLAAYRSQYGLPACTTSNGCFRKLNQNGQSSPMPAADSGWAGEISLDLDMVSAICPDCGITLIEANDASDNLFVAVKEAATLGAKFVSMSWGGGESGSEASYDSQYFQSSGVVYTASTGDGAYSAGVIYPATSPRVVAVGGTALHTASNSRGWSESVWKTNSTEGTGSGCSSDEAKPSWQSVVSSSVCSRRADSDVSAVADPATGVAVYQTYGGSGWAVYGGTSASAPIIASVYALAGTPSASTQPGSLPYAHTGNLNDVTSGNNGTCSPSLLCTAAAGWDGPTGLGTPNGLVAFGGAGGGGTGNTVTVTNPGSHTGTVGTATSLQVSASDSGGLALTYSASGLPGGLSINASSGLISGTPSAAGTFSTTVTAKDSTNASGSATFTWTISSSGGGGCSGQVLKNPGFESGTANWTQTSGVINTDGAYSHAGSGYAWLDGYGSSHTDTLSQAVTIPAGCTASLSYYLWIDSNEGTGTAYDKLTVTANGTRVQSFSNVNQGSGYVRRTVSLSAYAGTTVTIKWTGTEDSSLATSFLIDDTALTLG, from the coding sequence CGTCGGGCCCGGCCACTACACCTGCTTCGCCGAGCGCCGCGGCGACCTCGGCTTCACGCCGCGGGCCCACTTCAGCGCCAACCCGGACGCCACCCCGAGCGGCTACGGGCCGAGCAGCCTGCTGAGTGCCTACAACCTGCCGGCGAGCGGTGGCAGCGGGCAGCGCGTCTACGTCGTCGACGCCTACGACGACCCGAACGCCGAGTCCGACCTGGCCGCCTACCGTTCGCAGTACGGCCTGCCCGCCTGCACGACGTCCAACGGCTGCTTCAGGAAGCTGAACCAGAACGGGCAGAGCAGCCCGATGCCGGCCGCCGACAGCGGCTGGGCCGGGGAGATCTCGCTCGACCTGGACATGGTGTCGGCGATCTGCCCGGACTGCGGCATCACCCTGATCGAGGCGAACGACGCCTCGGACAACCTGTTCGTCGCGGTCAAGGAGGCCGCCACCCTCGGCGCGAAGTTCGTCTCGATGAGCTGGGGCGGCGGCGAATCCGGCAGTGAGGCGAGCTACGACTCGCAGTACTTCCAGTCCTCCGGCGTCGTCTACACGGCCTCGACCGGTGACGGCGCGTACTCCGCCGGCGTGATCTACCCGGCGACCTCGCCGCGCGTGGTGGCCGTCGGTGGTACCGCGCTGCACACCGCGTCCAACAGCCGCGGCTGGAGCGAGTCGGTGTGGAAGACGAACAGCACCGAAGGAACCGGCTCGGGCTGCTCGAGCGATGAGGCCAAGCCCTCGTGGCAGAGCGTGGTGTCGAGCTCGGTGTGCAGCCGTCGTGCCGACTCGGACGTCTCGGCAGTGGCTGACCCGGCGACCGGCGTCGCGGTGTACCAGACCTACGGCGGCAGCGGTTGGGCCGTGTACGGCGGGACGAGCGCGTCGGCGCCGATCATCGCGTCGGTGTACGCGCTCGCCGGCACGCCGTCCGCGTCCACGCAGCCTGGCTCGCTGCCCTACGCGCACACCGGCAACCTGAACGACGTCACCAGCGGCAACAACGGCACGTGCTCGCCGTCGCTGCTGTGCACCGCGGCAGCCGGCTGGGACGGCCCGACCGGGCTGGGTACGCCGAACGGGCTGGTCGCCTTCGGCGGCGCCGGCGGTGGCGGTACCGGCAACACGGTCACCGTCACCAACCCCGGTTCGCACACCGGCACCGTCGGCACCGCGACCAGCCTGCAGGTCAGCGCGTCCGACTCCGGCGGCCTGGCGCTGACCTACTCGGCGAGCGGTCTGCCGGGCGGCTTGTCGATCAACGCCTCGTCCGGGCTGATCTCGGGCACGCCGTCGGCGGCCGGCACGTTCAGCACGACCGTCACCGCGAAGGACAGCACGAACGCATCCGGCAGCGCGACGTTCACCTGGACGATCTCGTCCTCCGGCGGTGGCGGGTGTTCCGGGCAGGTGCTGAAGAACCCGGGCTTCGAGTCCGGTACGGCGAACTGGACGCAGACCAGCGGTGTGATCAACACCGACGGCGCCTACTCGCACGCCGGGAGCGGCTACGCGTGGCTGGACGGGTACGGCAGCAGCCACACCGACACGCTCTCGCAGGCGGTCACCATTCCCGCGGGCTGCACGGCGTCGCTGTCGTACTACCTGTGGATCGACAGCAACGAGGGCACCGGCACCGCGTACGACAAGCTGACGGTGACGGCGAACGGGACGCGCGTGCAGTCGTTCTCGAACGTCAACCAGGGTTCGGGTTACGTCAGGCGCACGGTGAGCCTGTCCGCGTACGCCGGCACGACCGTCACGATCAAGTGGACCGGCACCGAGGACTCCTCGCTCGCCACGTCCTTCCTGATCGACGACACGGCGCTGACGCTGGGATAG